One window from the genome of Nicotiana tomentosiformis chromosome 5, ASM39032v3, whole genome shotgun sequence encodes:
- the LOC104115319 gene encoding 1-aminocyclopropane-1-carboxylate synthase-like, producing MSSESGNFNSVVLSKLATNEEHGENSPYFDGWKAYDNDPFHLVKNPNGVIQMGLAENQLCFDLIEEWIMRNPKASICTTEGIKYFRTIANFQDYHGLPEFRKAIAKFMEKIRRGRVKFDADRILMAGGATGANETLIFCLAEPGDAFLVPSPYYPGFNRDLSWRTRVQLLPIPCNSSNNFKITTEAVKEAYEKAQQSNTKIKGLILTNPSNPLGTTLDKDTLKNLLTFTNKHNIHLVSDEIYAATVYDSPEFVSIAEIMDDEMDKMDQCFNKDLVHIVNSLSKDMGFPGFRVGIIYSFNDVVVSRARKMSSFGLVSTQTQHLLATMLSDDEFVDKFLVESSKRLRKRHKKFTTGLEEVGINCLKGNAGLYCWMDLRPLLKKPTFDSEMALWKLIINDAKLNVSPGSSFNCPEPGWFRVCFANIDDQTVEIALGRIQVLVENGVEKKQPWKRNNLRLRPSPTFILKIYNAYCLSLFFEKKKRKRNMKL from the exons ATGAGTTCAGAGAGTGGAAATTTCAACTCAGTAGTTTTGTCAAAGCTAGCTACTAATGAAGAACATGGCGAAAATTCGCCATATTTTGATGGATGGAAAGCATACGATAACGATCCTTTCCACCTTGTGAAAAATCCTAATGGTGTTATTCAAATGGGTCTTGCTGAAAATCAG CTTTGTTTTGACTTGATAGAAGAGTGGATTATGAGAAATCCAAAAGCTTCCATTTGTACAACTGAAGGGATCAAATATTTTAGGACCATTGCTAACTTTCAAGATTATCATGGCTTGCCTGAATTCAGAAAA GCAATTGCCAAGTTTATGGAAAAAATAAGAAGGGGCAGAGTTAAGTTTGATGCAGATCGTATACTAATGGCTGGTGGAGCTACTGGAGCTAACGAGACTCTCATCTTTTGTTTGGCTGAACCAGGAGATGCTTTTTTAGTCCCCTCACCTTATTACCCTGG ATTCAATAGGGACCTAAGTTGGAGAACTAGGGTACAACTCCTCCCAATTCCTTGCAATAGCTCCAACAATTTCAAGATTACAACAGAAGCTGTCAAAGAAGCATATGAAAAAGCCCAACAATCAAATACCAAAATCAAAGGCTTAATCTTAACCAACCCTTCAAATCCATTAGGCACAACTTTAGACAAAGACACATTAAAAAACCTCTTAACCTTCACAAACAAACACAACATCCACCTAGTTAGCGACGAAATTTATGCAGCCACTGTCTATGATTCTCCAGAATTTGTCAGCATTGCTGAAATTATGGATGACGAAATGGATAAAATGGATCAGTGTTTTAATAAAGATTTGGTTCATATTGTCAATAGTCTTTCAAAAGACATGGGATTTCCAGGATTCAGAGTTGgaattatttattcttttaaCGATGTTGTGGTAAGTCGTGCTAGAAAAATGTCGAGTTTCGGTCTAGTGTCAACTCAGACACAACATTTACTAGCTACAATGTTGTCTGACGATGAATTCGTCGACAAATTTCTCGTTGAAAGTTCAAAGAGGTTGCGAAAAAGGCACAAAAAATTCACAACAGGACTTGAAGAAGTTGGAATAAATTGCTTAAAAGGAAATGCTGGACTTTACTGTTGGATGGATTTAAGACCACTGTTAAAAAAACCAACATTTGATTCTGAGATGGCATTATGGAAACTGATTATAAATGATGCGAAGCTTAATGTTTCACCTGGATCTTCTTTTAACTGTCCTGAGCCAGGTTGGTTTCGGGTTTGTTTCGCGAATATTGATGATCAAACGGTGGAGATTGCACTTGGAAGAATTCAAGTTTTAGTGGAAAATGGAGTGGAGAAGAAGCAACCATGGAAAAGGAACAATCTCCGGCTAAGGCCATCTCCAACCTTTATACTCAAAAT TTATAACGCTTATTGTCTAAGCTTATTCtttgagaagaagaagaggaagaggaataTGAAATTGTAG
- the LOC104115306 gene encoding 1-aminocyclopropane-1-carboxylate synthase-like, protein MDSESGNFNSVFLSKLAISEEHGENSPYFDGWKAYDNDPFHLVKNPNGVIQMGLAENQLSFDLIEEWIKRNPKASICTTEGIKSFRNIANFQDYHGLPEFRSAIAKFMEKTRRGRVKFDTERVVMAGGATGANETLIFCLADPGDAFLVPSPYYPGFNRDLRWRTGVQLLPIPCYSSNNFKITTEAVKETYEKAQQSNIKVKGLILTNPSNPLGTTLDKDTLKNLLTFTNKHNIHLVCDEIYAATVFDSPEFVSIAEIINDEMDKMDECINKDLVHIVYSLSKDMGFPGFRVGIIYSFNNDVVSCARKMSSFSLVTTQTQHLLATMLSDDEFVDKFLLESSKRLRKRHKKFTTGLEEVGINCLKGNAGLYCWMDLRPLLKKPTFDSEMILWKLIINDVKLNVSPGSSFNCPEPGWFRVCFANIDDQTVEIALGRIQMLVENGAKNKQQWKRNNLRLSFSNRKYDENVMSSRMNMNMMSPHSPINIPKSPLVRART, encoded by the exons ATGGATTCTGAGAGTGGGAATTTCAACTCAGTGTTTTTGTCTAAGCTAGCTATTAGTGAAGAACATGGCGAAAATTCGCCATATTTTGATGGATGGAAAGCATACGATAACGATCCTTTCCACCTTGTGAAAAATCCCAATGGTGTTATCCAAATGGGCCTTGCTGAAAATCAG CTTTCTTTTGACTTGATAGAAGAGTGGATTAAGAGAAATCCAAAAGCTTCCATTTGCACAACTGAAGGAATCAAATCTTTTAGGAACATTGCTAACTTCCAAGATTATCATGGCTTGCCAGAATTCAGAAGT GCAATTGCGAAGTTTATGGAAAAAACAAGAAGGGGTAGAGTTAAGTTTGATACAGAGCGTGTAGTAATGGCTGGTGGAGCTACTGGAGCTAACGAGACTCTTATATTTTGTTTGGCTGATCCAGGCGATGCATTTTTAGTCCCCTCGCCTTATTACCCTGG ATTCAATAGGGACCTAAGGTGGAGAACTGGGGTACAACTCCTCCCAATTCCTTGCTATAGCTCCAACAATTTCAAGATTACTACAGAAGCTGTCAAAGAAACATATGAAAAAGCCCAACAATCAAATATCAAAGTCAAAGGCTTAATCTTAACCAATCCTTCAAATCCATTAGGCACAACTTTAGACAAAGACACACTAAAAAACCTCTTAACATTCACAAACAAACACAACATCCACTTAGTTTGCGACGAAATCTACGCAGCCACTGTCTTTGATTCTCCAGAATTCGTCAGCATTGCTGAAATTATCAACGACGAAATGGATAAAATGGATGAATGTATTAATAAAGATTTGGTTCATATAGTGTATAGTCTTTCAAAAGACATGGGATTTCCAGGATTCAGAGTTGGAATTATCTATTCTTTCAACAATGATGTGGTAAGTTGTGCTAGAAAAATGTCGAGTTTTAGTCTTGTTACAACTCAGACACAACATTTACTAGCTACTATGTTGTCTGACGATGAATTCGTCGACAAATTTCTCCTTGAAAGTTCAAAGAGGTTGCGAAAAAGGCACAAAAAATTCACAACAGGACTTGAAGAAGTTGGAATAAATTGCTTAAAAGGAAATGCTGGACTTTACTGTTGGATGGATTTAAGGCCACTGTTGAAAAAACCAACATTTGATTCTGAAATGATATTATGGAAATTGATTATAAATGATGTGAAGCTTAATGTTTCACCTGGATCTTCTTTTAACTGTCCTGAACCAGGTTGGTTTCGGGTTTGTTTCGCAAATATTGATGATCAAACGGTGGAGATTGCACTTGGAAGAATTCAAATGTTAGTGGAAAATGGAGCAAAGAACAAGCAGCAATGGAAAAGGAACAATCTACGGCTAAGTTTCTCGAATAGAAAGTACGATGAAAATGTAATGTCGTCAAGAATGAATATGAATATGATGTCTCCTCATTCCCCTATTAATATTCCTAAGTCACCACTTGTTCGAGCTAGGACTTAG
- the LOC104115292 gene encoding uncharacterized protein — MIGGNNSFGKTICSICYEDLNPIIEDLQSISICGHVFHEICLQQWFEYCTNGKKKNCPVCKQACSEQNANRLYFQSVGDPNDTSLTKKPRDHEEDPRELRSEVKMLEGKVLQLTSTLEKQLKDLKEINAELFTCKEELKMEVTLKNETVKQEAAIQQLLHLKSKELDRSTLECIRLKDGNMALDKELAALKLSYKELMTKCDTHGRREARSLRKLEKAKEKINKLKTRVQELETALEGKEKDNENLRTLRVAKKNLELYQGSKEPKVDRCSYENQNKAPTATEVDLCMVTGSCDDLSRPRRKRKYKSKEKSIQNTAEDIITGGSQVQGSENKDGISGSRNSPVIILDDDTDLPPLDDVTQHQPSFRIRKETSAPVMLAQPGDSCFSGGLLGPDGTYWHLGKWCKKLKEKGSGSLS; from the exons ATGATAGGAGGGAATAACAGTTTTGGGAAGACAATTTGCTCAATTTGTTATGAAGATCTAAACCCTATTATTGAAGACCTCCAATCCATTTCTATTTGCGGTCACGTTTTTCATGAGATTTG TCTTCAGCAATGGTTTGAATACTGCACAAATGGAAAAAAGAAGAATTGTCCTGTCTGCAAACAGGCTTGTTCAGAACAGAATGCGAATAGGCTTTATTTCCAATCAGTTGGTGATCCAAATGATACTAGTCTGACCAAGAAACCTCGTGATCACGAAGAGGATCCACGGGAACTGAGAAGTGAGGTCAAAATGTTGGAGGGGAAAGTTTTACAGTTGACTTCTACTTTGGAAAAACAGCTGAAAGATCTCAAAGAAATCAATGCAGAG CTGTTCACATGCAAAGAAGAGTTGAAAATGGAAGTGACTCTAAAGAATGAAACTGTGAAACAGGAGGCAGCCATTCAGCAGTTGCTACATCTTAAATCCAAG GAGTTAGATCGATCAACTTTGGAGTGCATAAGGCTAAAAGATGGAAATATGGCTCTAGATAAGGAGCTTGCAGCACTCAAGTT GAGTTACAAAGAACTAATGACCAAGTGTGACACTCATGGCAGACGAGAGGCTCGTTCTCTTAGGAAACTTGAGAAGGCTAAAGAAAAGATAAATAAGTTGAAG ACCAGGGTCCAAGAACTTGAGACGGCActtgaaggaaaagaaaaagataatgaAAATTTGAGAACTTTGAGAGTTGCCAAGAAAAACTTAGAGTTGTATCAAGGAAGCAAAGAACCCAAAGTTGACAGATGTTCATATGAGAATCAGAATAAGGCACCTACTGCGACAGAAGTAGATTTATGCATGGTCACTGGCTCATGCGATGATTTATCTAGACCAAGGAGAAAAAGAAAGTACAAGTCTAAGGAAAAGAGTATACAAAACACGGCAGAAGATATTATAACTGGTGGAAGTCAAGTGCAGGGATCAGAAAATAAGGATGGAATCTCAGGTTCAAGGAATTCCCCTGTTATTATTCTTGATGATGATACTGATCTTCCGCCTCTAGATGACGTTACACAGCATCAGCCCTCATTTCGCATCAGGAAAGAGACTTCTGCACCAGTTATGCTTGCCCAACCAG GAGACAGCTGCTTTTCTGGTGGATTATTAGGTCCTGATGGGACTTACTGGCACTTGGGAAAATGGTGCAAGAAACTAAAGGAAAAGGGATCTGGATCACTGTCTTGA
- the LOC104086106 gene encoding WRKY transcription factor 22-like isoform X2 translates to MEADWDLHAVVRGCTAAVATTTTTSSSSSTITTISSSTNIHQVDIFICFQDYFEPKFDTTNVVQELHNLYKPFVIGGLQDLSPHNQTLKQQQKLHNHQLITGLIQPKHFTTSKTSASRRTSHTQMSPRIHKRKNKLKKVCQVPAEALSLDKWAWRKYGQKPIKGSPYPRKEEEEKQI, encoded by the exons ATGGAAGCAGATTGGGATCTACACGCGGTGGTCAGAGGCTGCACCGCCGCCGTtgctaccaccaccaccacctctAGCAGCAGTAGTACCATTACCACTATTTCTAGCTCTACAAATATTCACCAAGTTGACATCTTTATTTGTTTTCAAGATTATTTTGAGCCAAAATTTGACACCACAAATGTTGTTCAAGAGTTGCATAATCTTTACAAGCCTTTTGTTATTGGAGGATTGCAAGATCTATCACCCcataatcaaacactaaaacagCAGCAAAAACTACACAATCATCAGCTTATTACAGGACTAATTCAGCCCAAGCATTTCACAACTAGTAAAACTAGTGCGTCCCGTCGTACTTCACATACTCAGATGAGTCCAAGAATCCACAAAAG GAAGAACAAGCTGAAGAAGGTATGCCAAGTGCCTGCTGAGGCTTTGTCTTTAGACAAGTGGGCTTGGAGAAAATATGGGCAAAAACCCATCAAAGGCTCCCCATACCCTAG